The Acidobacteriota bacterium sequence CCCTCCCGATGACGTCGAGGGCGTTCTCCCCCTGGCGCATCACGATGATGCCCGAGACGACATCGCCGGTCCCGTCCAGGTCCGCGACCCCGCGCCGGATATCGGGCCCGAGCGCCACCCGCCCGATGTCCTTGACGCGGATCGGGGTTCCGTTCCGGCTGGCGGCGACCACGACCGACTCGAGATCCTCGAGCGACCGGGCGTAACCGCGGCCGCGCACCATGTATTCGGCGCCGCCGAGTTCGATCAGGCGGCCGCCCGTTTCGCTGTTGCTGCCGCGGATGGCGTCGACCACGTCGTTGATCGGGATGTCGTAGAAAAGGAGCCGGTTCGGGTCCAGGCTCACCTGGTATTGCTTGCCGAACCCGCCGATGGGGGCTACTTCCGCGACCCCGGGCACCGAACGGAGGTGGTAGCGCAGGTACCAGTCCTGGAGCGACCGGAGGTCGGCCAGGGTATGGTTGCCGGAGGTGTCCTCCAGCACGTACTGGAAGACCCAGCCCAGCCCGGTGGCATCGGGCCCCAGTTCGGTTTTACACCCCTCCGGCAGCGACTGGAGCACCCCGGAGAGGTATTCGAGCGTGCGGGTGCGGGCCCAGTAGATGTCGGTCCCGTCATCGAAGATGACGTAGACGAACGAATACCCGAAATCGGAAAACCCGCGCACCGCCCGGACTCCCGGGGCCCCCAGCATGGCGGCCACGATCGGGTAGGTGACCTGGTCCTCGATGATGTCGGGGCTGCGGTCCCAGCGCGAATAGATGATGACCTGCGTGTCGCTCAGGTCCGGGATCGCGTCGAGCGCGACATGCTTCATCGACCACCAGCCGTAGATGGCGGCTACGGCCACGAGGGTGAGGACGATGAGGCGGTTGCGCGCGGAAAAATCGATGATGCGCGCGATCATTCGTGGGTGTGCATCCCGTGCATGTCCCCCTCCGCCATCGCGTGGACATACTTTTCGGGATCCGCCTCAAACCTCTCCCTGCACATTTCCGCGCAGAAGTAATACGTCTTCCCCTGGTACTCGGTTTTCAGGGTGCGGTCGGAAGCCGGGTCGACGTCCATGCCGCACACCGGGTCCTTCGCCGTCGCGACCTGGGACGGCGCCTCTTTTTTGGGGAGATACTTCGCCGGGTTCGCCTCGAAATTCTTCCTGCACATCTCCGAGCAGAAGTAATAGGTCTTGCCCTGGTGCCCGGTTTTCAGGGTGCGGTCGGAATTCGGGTCGACATCCATTCCGCACACCGGGTCCTTCACCGTCCCGGCCTTGGCGGACGCCGCGGCCGTTTGGCCCGCCGGCATTCTCATGCGGCTTTCGGAATCGATCAGGAAGTTGCCCGAGACCACGATCCGTTCGCCGGGTTCCAGCCCGCGGGTGACTTCCACGCGGTCGCCCAGGCGCCATCCGGTTTCCACCAGCCTCGGCTCGAACACCCCGGCTTCCCGCTCCAGGTAGACGGTCTTCCTGCGCCCCGAATCGATGACGGCGTCGGCGGGGACCGTCACGGCGTCGCGCCTCTCGATCTCGAGCTCGACGTCGACGAACATGTCGGGGAGCAGCACCTGTCCGGGGTTGTCCAGCTCGAACCGGGTCTGCAGGATGCGCGACTCGGAGTCGAACTGCGGGAGGGCGTCACTCATGCTGGCCTCGAGCTTCCGTCCCTGGTAGAGAACGGTCGCCTTCGTCCCCGGCGTCAGGAATTCCCGGTCCTTTTCGAAAATGTCGGTCAGGACCCACACCCGGCTGATGTCCCCGATGCGGTAGAACTCGGTCCCCTTGTCGAACCGCTGCTCGGGGGAGACGTTGCGCGCCAGGACGTAACCGGTGACGGGCGAGTAGATCTTGATGTCGGGCGCCGGGATGCGGGCCTTCTCGACATCGGCGATCTGGCGGTCGCTCATGCCGAGGTTGCGGAGCGAATCGACCGGGTACTGCGGGATCAGGCTCGTCCCGGTTTTGAGGGAACCGTAGCTGGCCGACCCTCTCTGCGCCGGGTTGTTGCCGCTGACGCTGACCAGGAACAGCTGCTCGGAGGCGAGCAGGTCCCGGGTGTAATAGGTGGCCAGCAGCTGGCCGCGCCTGACCGAGCGGCCGACCGTATTCGGCCCCAGCTCGAGGATCCACCCGTCGGTGGCCGCGATGACGCGGTAGAGCCGCTGATCGTCCACCGTCACCCGGCCGGGCACCCGCAGGACCTGGGAAGCGGAGGAACGACGGACTTCGTCGGTGCGCACGCCGATCAGCTGCCGCTTCGCGGAGCCGATCCGGACC is a genomic window containing:
- a CDS encoding efflux RND transporter periplasmic adaptor subunit gives rise to the protein MTIVVLVAGTFFAGYMASRHIGPATSSAASEQAPVYACPMHPQYRSDHPMDCPICGMRLEPLASGGEGAASGTHGSEEPGTVRIGSAKRQLIGVRTDEVRRSSASQVLRVPGRVTVDDQRLYRVIAATDGWILELGPNTVGRSVRRGQLLATYYTRDLLASEQLFLVSVSGNNPAQRGSASYGSLKTGTSLIPQYPVDSLRNLGMSDRQIADVEKARIPAPDIKIYSPVTGYVLARNVSPEQRFDKGTEFYRIGDISRVWVLTDIFEKDREFLTPGTKATVLYQGRKLEASMSDALPQFDSESRILQTRFELDNPGQVLLPDMFVDVELEIERRDAVTVPADAVIDSGRRKTVYLEREAGVFEPRLVETGWRLGDRVEVTRGLEPGERIVVSGNFLIDSESRMRMPAGQTAAASAKAGTVKDPVCGMDVDPNSDRTLKTGHQGKTYYFCSEMCRKNFEANPAKYLPKKEAPSQVATAKDPVCGMDVDPASDRTLKTEYQGKTYYFCAEMCRERFEADPEKYVHAMAEGDMHGMHTHE